The genomic DNA CTGATAGTATATAGTATATTATGTCTCCCTATCAATCAAGACGTATGCAAAAAGTGGGTGTATGAGCGTCCATTCgccttcagacagagctgagggtTAAAGAGTCCCTTGTACAGTGACTGTAGTGCGCAGACTCCAGGAGGCGGTGGTCATTGGTCAAAGGTGCATCTCACTGCCGTGGAAGTTGTTCGCGTTCAACAGAGTGAGGTGGAGTGACGTGTAGTACTATGGACATGGCAAGCGGACGTCTGCTGAAACTTCATAAACTATGAGAAGAGTTGCGACCACATATTTGGATATGCAACGTCAGCGGTCTTAACACCGACTGCCTCACAATTTCAGGTTGAACTTTGATGAAACAAGTTTTTCATCCAAGAATTAACAAGACGGCGCTCACCGGCTAAGTTAGCCCATTAGCTAACCGGAGCAGCCTCTGCTGTAGCGATAGCTGTCTAAAGTGTCCGTTATGTAAATCAAATATTGTTTTATGACGGAAGccaaaccatgaaaacacaacGAAGCAGTCAAATGACCGCCGTTGACGTGCTATAATTCACAAAAAGCGCACTAGTTATCTTGCTAATATTAGCACGTCGTCGGAGCAGGCGAACAGTCAGAGCGGACTGCCAAAATGAGCTCCCTGCTCCGGGGTGAGGAGATGTGTCTGGCCCAACTGTTTCTACAGTCCGGATCAGCATACGACTGCATCAGTGAACTTGGAGAACTGGGGCTTGTGGAGTTCAGAGACGTAAGTGCAGAAATAGACCAGTTTTAATATCCTGCAAGACGTTAATGTCTCACTTGAAAGTTAGTGCTGAGTTGAGTAAAATCGGAAGCACTCGATAAAGTGCTGTTTGTTTACGGTCGTGATGCGTACATACCGTCAGAGTTCGTGACTTTATGTCAGAGCAGACGTGGCCATTTTTCTTGTCACTTACAAAAGAAAGGTGTCGATATCCTTCAGATCACAGCTGTTGTAGAATGCTGCTGTAAAGTGGCCTGAACAGGAACTTGCTGTGAGATTTATGATGATTCGTCCTGAAGAAAGTGATAAAGTTATTTCCACAATGCCTCAGTGATGAGTGGGAACGACGACTGTTAATCGTCCAGTTCGTGACTGAATGTGTCTCTTGCACTTGTTTCAGCTTAATCCCAGTGTGAACGCATTCCAGCGAAAGCATGTCAATGAGATCAAGAAATgtgaagagatggagaggatcCTTGGTAAGCATTTGTTGATGTCTGATATACAGTTTACCACTAAGGCTCTGCATCTGCTCATTGAGTTGTACTTGATAAGATTTGGTCAGGGAATTAAATTATTTTGCCCCGGACGGGGTGAAGACAAAGCTATGATTGGATGCAGAAGCAAAGCAGGAATGCATGAAGCCACAGAGGACCTTCgcactgaattgaattgagaaGCAGTGACCCTCCAGTCATGAGAAATGTCAGCTGGTTGTAGATTTAGTTACATTAAAGCCTCCTCTTTGGTTAACCAAACCCCTTATTATTACATTAAGATTATTACATTGAGAGAAGAATGACAGACTGAGACGTTTCTTCACATCCAGTTTTTGAAAGGATGGTatttgaaaggtttttttttgtgtcctAGAAATAATTTTCTTAATATCTTTCAACAGGATACCTTCTTAGGGAAGTCAAGAAAGCAGACATTTCACTACCAGAAGGAGACGTGAACCCAGTGGCTCCTTTACCCAAGCATGTCATGGCTATAATGGTTAGTTAGTTTCTTAAGTctcatcatttatcatttttgaATATATGTTGGTGGCAGGACAGTTTTGAAATCGGTGTTGAATTAGTGCCACTGCATCTAAATCAATGTGGTGGAGTACTTTCTCTATGTAAAACACTGACTCTCAGTTCTGCTCTAGTCTGTGAAAACTGGTAAATTACAACCAAGGTGGTGTTCAAGCatacacatttttgttgttgttatgtgactggatgtctgtgtgtgtattcacaggagcagctgcagaggctaGAAGTAGAGTTAGGTGAAGTCACAAGGAACaaagagaagctgcagaggaacTTACTGGAGCtgacagagtacacacacatgctgcgcATCACCCGCAGCTTCGTACAGCGAACTACtgaggtttgtgtgtcagtctgtaACGTGCCCCGGATTCTGTGCACCCACGTTTACATCCTGCTCACACAGCAAAGATTTATTCAATGTGGCTATTAAGATCTGCTCTTTGATTCGAtattcttctttcctctctttagCGAGAGCCCCTGCAAGTTCAGTATGAGGAGTTTCCCTTCCTAGAAAAAGACACGATGATGGACTACAGCAGCATGCAGAGGCTAGGAGCCAAACTGGGGTGAGTGATGAATTCTGCTAGCCTTATCAGCATTATGTTTATCTTAGTGTTTGGACTTGGAGTTTGATTTATCTTAGAGGTGACAGTATGCAGTAGGTCTGTCACAGTGTACCATTTTCCACAGCTGtcatgacattttaaaaatgaaataggAATATCAAGTGACTTTCAAGCCAGTATATCATGAGGGGAAAAGTACATGGGTTGCACAGTTACTGCTAGACATTTAAAGAATTTATTTTCCTCAGAAGTAGTTTCCTGCGTTGTCTGTCACTCCTCACCTCCAGATGCACTTTGTACACAGTTCACGCACAAACAAGAAATTCACAAGTTGCTGTCACTGAAATGCAGCTCTGTCCCTGTGCCAACAACATGTTACTCAAATAAAACCTTATTCTTAGATTTTATGCGTCTTGAAAAAGTTAGTTTGAATGGTGTGGGAATACGTTGAACTCGAGTTCTTGTTGTCTGTGATTGtctcagcagagacagagagggctCAGAGGAAACAGCTAACCTCATAGTTGCGTATCTGAAGTAATTTTGCCgcttctctgcagcacacaAAGCATCACAGCTACAGCAGAAAAGAGGACGTCTTTTTGACTTGGGAAATGTAGTTATGAAAGCAATTCAAACAATGTTTAAGACGAATTTTGAATGATTTAATTGAAGGTTTTGTTGTGATGTTGTAATGATATCATTATTGCGATATTTTAAATGCCCTAGTAGGCTCATATCTTCAGCTCTTTGTAAAGTTCTCCTCGTTCTGTTGCAGCTTCATTTCTGGGCTTATTCAGAGGGTGAAGATCGAGGCCTTTGAGCGGATGCTGTGGAGAGTATGTAAAGGTTACACCATCCTCAGCTACGCAGAGGTCGAGGAGTATCTGGAAAATCCTGACACAGTAGGTTTCCCAAAGCTAGCCTTGTCCAGGATTGGTGCTAAAGTTTAATGGCTTATGTTTAGTCTTCCCTGCGTTATGAAGTGAGATTCAAATATcaataaggaaataaaaagaagcaTTTGCATGAATTACATAGTTTGTCTTACTTGCAGGgtgcttaattttttttttatttttaatttacaaTAAGACAACAAACTTGACAGATGCAAGTTTATTTAAACACTTTGGGCCTCATCCAAGAAATGTATGTGAGGACAGATTGGATCTTCTATGTCCACACGAAGGCTTATGATAACAACATCATTGAGATTACACGATCATTGTTTTGAATTCGGCTTCGCAATGATGctctcagtttgttttgtgttaaaaatgcaGCGCACCCCCTTTCTTTACAGCGGTGTGAATTCACCCTTTCCTTAAAGCCCAAACTCACTCTGAGCCAGACTGTGCCAAGCTTAGTTACAGTACCGGTGCTTGTAGCGGCCAAAAAGAATGAGTGAGCCACATTTCAGGAGTCCTTTCTTACAATTTATATAccaattaaaaatgacattatgATACACATTACACATTGAATAAGTCTTTATAATTATTATAGTTTTAGCATTCGaagacatttgtttttgcagttgaCTTATATTTAAAGGTCAAGGCTAAATAaagattatttatttgtttgggCTTTTTCAGCCTTTGTTTTGATAGAGCAGTTTTAAGAGATTAACTTTTGTGGGACAAAATAAATCTTCTCTATTTCCAGAATTTTTGTAGATTAGATCAAAATTGATGTGCAGTGGAAACCTTTTATTGGCTGATGTGCGTCATGTGTTACCATATTCTGTGGCGTGCTCAAGATCACTTTTGTCTGGAAATTTCACATATTCCAACATGGTTTGTATTTTCTACATTATAATTATTTAGCTAGATTAGtttagcaaaacagaaaaaaaaaaaattgcttgaCATAACATGATGCATGATGCTAAGTATTGCTAAAAATAGCGGTGTTGCTTCCTTTCTGTGTCGTGTTGCCACAGTGGAGCGATAAGAAGCAGTGCAGACGACAGGGTATTGTAGAGCATTGCaggtgacaaaaaggaaaattatATGACAATGACCAAATTATATTTGTTAAATGttgtgaaaatgcaaatcaCACTGGTGAAGCTGTTGTAATGTCTGTTCAAGTCTCTCTTATTGATCTCATAAACAATGAGTGCTGTGATCTTGTCTGTTCATATTGATTGACAGCCCTAATCCACTTATCCATTTCCTCTGCTTGACCAGGCGGCAGGCACGCAGGGCTGCCACTGATCAGTTATGGAATGTCGGGACGTACTTTGACTGAAAATTTATGAGCAATGTTAATGGAAAAAAACGGCAGTCATGCTTCTCCAAAAAAAATTGGTTAGAGAAAGCTTCAGGCTGCTGTTTCAAAACTAAGAATGAACTTTACAACTCAAGgtcttctctgttttgttttggtaatGAGCAGCTTGATTTCACGAACACGTATAAATATGTCTTCTCTGTTCATGTTTATGAAGCGTACAGAAAGTTTAACCGTCGCTTGAAAATCTACACTGGACTCAAAAGTACACttcctttatttattatcaGTGGAACATCTGTTATCGCTGAAGCACTTGGCcttattttctgtctgcagggtgAGCCAACCAAATGCGTGGTGTTCTTGATCTCTTACTGGGGAGACCAGATTGGCCAGAAAGTGAAGAAGATCTGTGACTGGTAATCATTCCTAATGTCTGTTTACTCTCTTTTTCTTGCCATAGTAGCAGCAGTGAGTTGTGAATAACATACTTTTTTCTCTCCATAGCTACCACTGTCACCTGTATCCCTATCCCAGTAGCAATGAGGAGAGGAATGATGTCGTGGAGGGGCTAAGAACTCGCATTCAGGACCTGCACACAGTATGTCTGACGATGCAGATGTTTAATTAGTGACAGAATAAGTAGTTGTTCTATTTGTCATTCACTGAAGGATTACTCATACgtgcatttcctgtcatctcccTGTTAATATATAAACTAGATCATTATAATATGAGCTGCCCTGGGCGGGTTTTAAGCTAAAGGAACACAATGTTTTCTACAATAAGCTTGCCAAAATGCTGTGTTCAGTGAATCACATTGCATCCAGTAAGGATTTCTCTTTTGCACCAGCAAATGGCAAAATTCAATGGCTGGTTTTACTGTCTAAGATTTTAACTCCTTCTTCCTTCTGGTGAAGCAGTCCAGGCTGTTACAGGGTTAGTCAGGTTTCACTGTGAATCATTTGGTAGCTTTAACCGActgtgaatgaaaaacagaattgTGCTCAGCCCCTGTAGCACATGATCAGCATGAGGCCTCAGCTGAAAGTTGGAaagttttttccccctctctcttttcatccCTTCGCTTACTTGACTGTTTCACTtgtctgccttctctctctctctctctctctctctctctctctctctctcacacacatgcacatgcttcgtgtcctgtcagtgtttgGCAAATAGTCATAGAAACTTTAATGAAAAGTCAAGTTTTGCACACTTTTTTGAGAGTCTTAAATGTCTTCTACTTTGATGTAGCTCACCAAGAGTCCTGTTGATTCCTTACTGTGTCCAGGTGCTGCATAGGACAGAGGACTACCTGAGACAGGTCCTGATTAAGGCTTCAGAGTCCGTCTACACCTGGGTCATCCAGGTCAAGAAGATGAAGGCCATCTACTACATTCTGAACCTGTGTAGTTTTGATGTCACGAGCAAGTGTCTGATCGCTGAGGTGTGGTGTCCTGTCAACGACATTCCCACCCTGCGGAGGGCCCTGGAAGAAGGATCGGTGAGGAAGCTCTTTCCAGACTTGCTCTATTTGAATTTGGCCTCACTGCaggctttcttcttctgtttatttaacCCCAGCAGCTGCTTCATGAACTGGGGTATTGTTACGATGAAAGCAAGGACTGTATGAGacattgcttttattttgccttCTATAGTTTaaggaaaaagacattttacatGACTTGGCGAGGGTGCTGAAAGACCACTATTCATCCAGCTTGCAGGAGGACAGAGTGTGtatttgagaaaaaaacaaaacaaagttccaCTCATGGGGATGACTGTTGCCCCAGAAGTTTatttatgatgatgataaaactGCTTAACCACAAAGGGACGTTgtatcagcagtttcagtttcaaaacacaaaatggtGAAATTAGGTTATGCTGACATTATGATTTAACCTTGTTATTTCAGAGGAAAAGCGGCGCAACAGTTCCTTCCTTTGTCAATCGTATCCCCACCAGTGACACTCCCCCCACCCTGATCAGGACCAACAAATTTACCTCTGGCTTCCAGAATATTGTGGATGCCTATGGAGTGGGCAGTTACAGGGAGGTTAACCCTGGTGAGTGTgatcctttctttttcctctctgcatgtgcacacaaaataaaaatgtgcatggGCCAAACTAAAATGCAAAATCAACACTCACTCTATCACAAGAAGTTACAGCAACACGACTGTGTtgcacaacaggaaaaaataaGAGCCTTTGGTTGCAATTGCGTAATACTTCCTCCTCTGATAACACATGCATAATGTAACCAGACTCTGAGGTGATGGGAATGTGCCACCAGTGGAGCTGTTGAGttacattcacactcacagtctgTAATCATTGTACTTCTCGTTAACTTACCTGGTTTTAATCCAGATTTTTATGTAGCTTTTTGTGTCAACACTTACAGTTACGTAGTTTTTATTATGAttgagtttttgtgttttgtgcagaaCCTGTTGTCTTTCTTATCTCTCTAATATTTTATTAGTGCTACAGGATATGAATCTAGTcttaagtttttctttttttttttcgctccTTCTTGTTGTTAGCTCCTTTCACAATCATCACTTTCCCATTCCTGTTCGCTGTGATGTTTGGGGACCTGGGTCATGGACTCATCATGGCTCTGTTCGCTTTCTGGATGGTGCTGTACGAGAACAACCGCAAACTTAAAAACACAAGGAATGAGGTGAATGAGTACTGCGAAGCAAATGTTTTTACCGACAGTAATACTCAGTTCAAAGCTCACTTACAGTAACTTACAAatgccagtgtgtgtgatattgtgtgTCTGAAGCGTAACTGAGCGACGTGATGTGTACACGCAGATCTGGAACACGTTCTTTGAAGGGCGTTACATCATCCTGATGATGGGCCTGTTCTCCATCTACACTGGTCTGATATACAACGACTGTTTCTCAAAGTCGCTGAACATCTTTGGTTCTGGATGGAATGTGTCAGCCATGTTCACTGCAGAGGTGTGGAAGTGAGTACCTCGTGACCAGAAGGTCGTCACTGTAACAGTAAAACAGCTTGAAGATCTGAAGATAAGATGAtgttattggatttttttttttttttcataaggAAGTACATTTAACAAACACTGGTGGTTTTATTTGTACCTAACAGGCAAGATGACCTCCATGGGAATCGTCTTCTTACTCTGGATCCAAATGTTACGGGAGTTTTCACGGGACCGTACCCTCTGGGAATTGACCCGGTGAGTAGAGAGTATGGAAGACTAGTCATCATGAACAACATGATTTGTCTCGTAATACCTCATATACAAAGATTTTAATGGCCGCTTTACGCTCTAAAATGGCCATGGTCATCATACTCACAATCACAGTAAAAAGCACTTTTACAGTTACAAACATAAGCGAGCTGACGTAATCGCTAAAACAATTTAAGAACATGTTAATTAGCTTCCTGGTTACCACACTGATTAACTGAACAATGAGGACAACTAGTTGCTTCCATAACCTACAGAAGTGATTCATCAATCCTGTCAGTTCCCGAAAGACACTTAACACACAAAGTGTTTCTAATTTAGCAATTATGCTTGAGGATTTTATGTATTCCTAGAATACTTGTTAAAGAGTCCCAAACTGACTGTCTGTTATTGGAGAAAGACTTCGCTGTACCCGGCAGTACACCAAAAAAGAGGCAGCAGGGGATTAAAGAAGCAGCCATTGTAAGAGTATCGTAGTGATATTCAGTACCACAGTAACCCGTTAGACTGATTCGTGGACGCCGTATCCATCCCTCTGACATCAGCTTAACGTCCCTGTGACTGGCTCCCCTCCAGGAGCAGTAATGCTATTCTTACATGGCACCAATGAAAAGACACAGCTAGTTAATCTCTTATCAATCAAATGTACTCATTTTGTCATCCAGTATatgtcctctttcttttctcaagATTTGGAACTTGGCATCCAACCGCCTCACATTTCTCAACTCCTATAAGATGAAGATGTCAGTGATATTGGGCATCATACACATGAGTTTTGGGGTCATCCTCAGCACTTATAATCACTTGTAAGTgctattttgtttgttttttatcttatAAAGCCCTTAATgtgagatgtttttgtttttaatagccTGCCTTATTTCtttaaacaaaaacaggcaCTTTAGGAAGAAGCACAACCTGTACTTGGTGTTTCTCCCtgagctcctcttcctgctgtgtctgtttggcTACCTGGTGTTCATGATATTGTACAAGTGGCTGGCATTCTCTGCTAAGGACTCCAGACATGCCCCGagcatcctcatcctcttcataAACATGTTCCTCATGCAGGGTGATGCCGTGCAGCCCCTCTACCCAGGACAGGTGGGAATCTGATGTTACACTCCGTTCCTGCTACAGTGTCTATCGTGTCTTTGCCTTAATGATAATAATGCCTTCAAAATATGCAACAGGTGTTACTGAGACAGTTCATAACAATGTCATGCAATATTGTCTTCTTCCAGGCTGGCTTGCAGATATTTCTGGTGGTCATTGCTGTTCTCTCAGTGCCTGTCCTGCTCTTGGGGAAACCTGTCTATCTTTATTGGCTTCACAATGGAAGCCACCGCCTAGGAATGTACAGGGTGAGGGTTTGAAATACATGTCTGCCTGTCAATGTGTGCACAGATGTGAGAAACATCTCCTGATATTTGTTCTGTGACTGTAAATATGCAAATCTGATGAATTTCTCTGTGTTGTCAGGGATACGAGCGCGTGCGACGTAACAGCGAAGAGGAGCTCTGCCTAATGAGGGCTCATGACATGGAGGAGGGCAGCAGTCACAGCGATCTCTCCTCCAGTGGAGAGCGCCAGACTGAGGAGgtgtgcacagaaaaacagctggattGATGCCCATTAATCTTAAACTTTATTAAAAGCAGCCAATGCTATTTTTTACTGCTTTCTGTCAGTGGtgctgagttttgttttgtcgtTGCAATAGTTTGACTTTGCCGATGAGCTCCTGCATCAGGCCATCCACACTATAGAGTACTGCCTGGGTTGCATCTCCAACACAGCCTCCTACCTAAGGCTCTGGGCTCTGAGCCTGGCACATGCCCGTGAGTACGATGGTTTGCACTACGGCGCACAGGTAGTCTGTccctgcacacgcacacactgagtGCAAAAGTCATGAGTAAAATCATGAGTAACTCAAGAGTGTCTTAGTTACATGGAGCTTACGTCCCAAATCAAagaatttcagatttcagagtGAAGGGTGTGAAGGGCCAGTCCCTTTTGTCTGTGTGGTAATTTCCTAAATGGATGGTGCACATGCTCCGTTCTCTGCTTTTGACAGAGTTATCAGAGGTGCTGTGGGCGATGGTGATGCGAGTAGGACTACGAATGGACACCATTCTTGGGGTTTTATTCCTGGTGCCTGTGTTTGGCCTGTTTGCCGTTCTCACTGTGTCCATCCTCCTGGTAATGGAGGGTCTGTCTGCATTCCTTCATGCCCTCCGGCTGCACTGGTAAGATAACAGTAAACGCTAAAGTACTTGTGTCATCGACGGGGCCAAAGTGCACTGAATTATCTCAGCGTTTTatatttacagcagctgtttgtttcttccTCAGGGTGGAGTTTCAGAATAAATTCTACAGTGGGACTGGAATCAAGTTTTGccccttttccttctctctcctgcCCTCCAGCTTTGAGCACGACGGCTTACTGTGAAAGGACTCTGATTATTCTGTTGGCTGTTAAACGGAGCCAAAGCAAACCTGCAGGGTTCCATGCTGATCGACATATTCCAGATATGTCAAGAAgttattttggatttttcttttcatcttttaacAATTTGACATGTAAAGGAAGTGTGTGGTGAGCTTCACAAACACGCCGCCTTCCCGACAGTTTCaagaacacaaacagcacagaaatgtaTGTATTAAAGGGTATTTTGTACCAGGATCAATATGCTTCACTGCAGAGCATTTTGTGAGGCTCATAATGTGTCTGGCAGTTATTGGTAGCAGTTGTTGATGTCGCTGGAGAACCACATCTGCCAAACTTATGATAAATAAGCAAAAAGGGTATACGATTttagtataataataataataatcagaatttGGCTACACAGATGGCATTTGTTGGATAaatttgaattattttcattggATTTGCTGATTAAATAAGATGAAAGCTAAAGCAACATCCACCTTTTCCATTTAAGTGGAATGTTTGAGAAAAATAtccttatttatttttttctgtttcactccATTTGTTCTCTTCTGTGACTAGTTCATTGATTTGGTCATAATTGTGTATATTCATGCAGTTATTTAAAATTTTGATTCTTTTCCCACAGAGTTTCAGTTGTGGCAGATCTGGTTTCCATACACTGGGTAGCGAGCCACCTTTCAGTCACATAGTTCTTGCTCAACTTTATGTTGCACTGACTTCTTTACAGAAGTTCAACCAAATGACAGCATACTGTATGATTCTTGAGTTTCCCTTACAGAAACACTACAAAGGATCGATGACTTTTCAGTGTTGAAAAGTGCTCGGGCAGGCGTGCGAggagatgtacagtatgtactttTACAGAgtaattttttaatttattatattttaaaatgttgcatCAGAATTAAAGATGAATGTTAATGGGATAAAAGTTTTACTTTTATGCATTCACAGTGTTGCCTATgcgtctgtctctttctgtacAGGTTAACATTCCACGCATGGAAATTGTTCATTTGTTGACTCGGGTCGGGATCCCTTTACTTTGAATGGTCCTACATACATATTCAACACAGTAGTTCAACTGTGTTAAATCTCATTAGGACAAGATTGAATTATGTACTAATGTCAGGCGTTCGTaacatttgttgattttgttaATTTGTTGATATTATATGGATTTGGCATTTTTTCTAAGGGAAGGAGACGTAATTGTCACATTATTGCGATGTCTGCACTTTCATTGGCAACTCAGTTTGCTACAGTAAGATGCTGCCAAATGATAGTCTTCACCTTGTCTTGTTTAACAATATGGAGTGAAATCCATATTCCAAGTggcagtcagtgttttgttgagGCAAGTGGTGTTTGATAGATTAACACGTAGTTGAATGGTTATTGTAATTTCTTCTAGTGCAGCCCTTATCGtatcattcattttaatattttttcattGACAAACACTCCATGCTCTTCATTTGAGAAAATCATCCTCCTGTCAataataaattgtatttgtttgAGTTATGCCCATAAATGCCTTTCTTACTGTATCTGGGTTTAAACCACATATAGTTATAATAAGatgcacacaaaacaaagctATATGGAAGTCAACACCAAAACATTTGACCCCCTTAATGTGCCAAcattgtatgattttaatgtttgaGGGCTTCCAGCACTGTATGACCAGATTCGTTAAGTCTTGTGTGTAGTCACCCTCTCTGAAAGTATAATTTATCACCAGGTAAGGTGaccttttttttgcttttgcaatTTGAAttaaatgtacacacatgctGACCGCATATGAAAGCCTTGGTGCAGTACActggagagacacaaaacatccactttgtgtcatttttatcaAATCAGTTGTCTGTTTATCCTTTTCTGACTCATTAACTCATTACTGATATGACTGACTGTCAATTAAACCAGCTGATCAAATGATTTATTAGTTTTTGATAAATTACTGAAGTAGCACCCCATTAATAGCAgtctctgtatgtatgtatttatttatttatttttgttttattgatcttgaCTGTCGAGTCATATGTTGATGCAGTGATTGGCTCGGTATTCAGTGATGTGCAGCCACAGTGACCTCAGCCAattttaaacactgaattttaGCAAAGTGGCTCCCACTCGAGGTTTACGAAAGAGTTTCAAGGTTTTCAGACCCTTGACCAAAGCTCAGGTGAGCAGCAGATAACGCGGCGCGGGCAGCAGCCTTCCAGTCCGCCCTGTGGGAACATATTACCCAGGCTTCTCTCCCAGCCACAGCGGTACACTGTAAGCGCGAGACGTTTGCTGGTTGCCGTGGCAACGCTAAACCGCAACACCATTGCTTGGATGGTTGTTAAAGCTACTGGTAACGGTAAATGAAAGTTGACAGCCTTTCAAATGGCGACAGGTCAACAATATAGTAGTTAAGGgtatttatttcaaatgttcGCTAATATTAATTGACAAATATGGTTCACGACGATTTACGAGTCGAGTGGATCCGACAGCGCGTATCTGCCGGTTTCAGTTTACCGGACAGTCCGAACTGTTTCGACCAGCTTCTCAGTCGgggggatggagaggaagaagagaagattaTCCGCTATTTGAACGTTGTTTCCGAGGAAGACTCGCCATTATGTCTCATGTTTTTCAAAACAATTAGAGAGGAAGAAATTGAAGTTGAAATTCCAGTCGGTAAGTAAGTTTTTGCTTCTCGTGTACGTGAACGTTAACGAAGTCAACCAGTGAGCTGTTAGCAGACATTGTCACAGGTAACATTAACCGTCAGTGATTTTAAGAATAGTTGATTAAGCGAGTT from Chaetodon trifascialis isolate fChaTrf1 chromosome 6, fChaTrf1.hap1, whole genome shotgun sequence includes the following:
- the atp6v0a2b gene encoding V-type proton ATPase 116 kDa subunit a; its protein translation is MSSLLRGEEMCLAQLFLQSGSAYDCISELGELGLVEFRDLNPSVNAFQRKHVNEIKKCEEMERILGYLLREVKKADISLPEGDVNPVAPLPKHVMAIMEQLQRLEVELGEVTRNKEKLQRNLLELTEYTHMLRITRSFVQRTTEREPLQVQYEEFPFLEKDTMMDYSSMQRLGAKLGFISGLIQRVKIEAFERMLWRVCKGYTILSYAEVEEYLENPDTGEPTKCVVFLISYWGDQIGQKVKKICDCYHCHLYPYPSSNEERNDVVEGLRTRIQDLHTVLHRTEDYLRQVLIKASESVYTWVIQVKKMKAIYYILNLCSFDVTSKCLIAEVWCPVNDIPTLRRALEEGSRKSGATVPSFVNRIPTSDTPPTLIRTNKFTSGFQNIVDAYGVGSYREVNPAPFTIITFPFLFAVMFGDLGHGLIMALFAFWMVLYENNRKLKNTRNEIWNTFFEGRYIILMMGLFSIYTGLIYNDCFSKSLNIFGSGWNVSAMFTAEVWKQDDLHGNRLLTLDPNVTGVFTGPYPLGIDPIWNLASNRLTFLNSYKMKMSVILGIIHMSFGVILSTYNHLHFRKKHNLYLVFLPELLFLLCLFGYLVFMILYKWLAFSAKDSRHAPSILILFINMFLMQGDAVQPLYPGQAGLQIFLVVIAVLSVPVLLLGKPVYLYWLHNGSHRLGMYRGYERVRRNSEEELCLMRAHDMEEGSSHSDLSSSGERQTEEFDFADELLHQAIHTIEYCLGCISNTASYLRLWALSLAHAQLSEVLWAMVMRVGLRMDTILGVLFLVPVFGLFAVLTVSILLVMEGLSAFLHALRLHWVEFQNKFYSGTGIKFCPFSFSLLPSSFEHDGLL